A single genomic interval of Pomacea canaliculata isolate SZHN2017 linkage group LG5, ASM307304v1, whole genome shotgun sequence harbors:
- the LOC112565331 gene encoding uncharacterized protein LOC112565331, whose protein sequence is MSSFISLLKSAMGSSPSSGSNSQQDDDDGVLETFETVEHEEYLIVGKNTSSQDILHPAIDQVAAVEPRGFSMFMTCTSSPWTGPAEADLMMSSNMQHSSVKDIPFLVNPCLGERERICSMLNHLDLEIRQFDWAKYLYDFEFEQKVLRDLNIGYH, encoded by the exons ATGAGTTCATTTATAAGTCTTCTGAAAAGTGCAATGGGTAGCAGTCCCAGTAGCGGCAGCAACAGTCAGCAAGATGACGATGACGGTGTTCTGGAGACTTTTGAGACAGTTGAACACGAAGAATATTTGATTGTTGGAAAAAACACCAGTTCACAAGATATTCTCCATCCAGCTATTGATCAG GTTGCTGCCGTGGAACCCCGTGGATTTTCAATGTTTATGACTTGCACATCCTCACCCTGGACAGGACCAGCTGAAGCAGACTTGATGATGTCTAGCAACATGCAACACTCTTCTGTTAAAGATATACCGTTTTTAGTAAACCCATgtctgggagagagagaaagaatttgcAGCATGCTTAACCACCTTGATTTAGAGATAAGGCAGTTTGACTGGGCCAAGTATCTGTATGACTTTGAATTTGAGCAAAAGGTGTTGAGAGATCTAAATATTGGCTACCATTAA
- the LOC112565329 gene encoding replication protein A 14 kDa subunit-like, whose product MYVHGLCHPAQVSSPMTDMNVILFLGENLLVSHLNCFIGVVATLAADYNDDQNYHRRKSNKVVLLREVFIMVSSAHSLELLPFRSAARKQDKMNSNSSRHRINAALMPKYHGRQVCLLGKAKDVDPNGTYFTLTSSDGRDVRITLNEPLSEYVAGLTEVHGVVQGNSIICDNYVLFSEEASNKFDMVLYNQAVEMMEKAADYYIQGVEQE is encoded by the exons ATGTACGTCCATGGTTTGTGTCACCCTGCACAAGTCTCGTCACCCATGACAGATATGAATGTGATACTATTTTTAGGTGAAAATCTCCTTGTCTCTCATCTGAACTGCTTTATCGGTGTTGTTGCTACTTTAGCTGCTGATTATAATGATGATCAGAACTATCACAGGAGAAAGtctaataaagttgtattattGAGAGAAGTGTTTATAATGGTCTCTTCTGCGCATTCAttagagttacttcccttcagATCTGCCGCCAGAAAACAGGACAAAATGAACTCAAATAGCTCTAGACACCGAATAAACGCAGCTCTCATGCCAAAATATCATGGCAGGCAGGTTTGTTTATTGGGCAAAGCAAAAGAT gtagaTCCAAATGGCACATATTTCACCCTAACCTCCAGTGACGGTAGAGATGTGAGAATAACGCTAAATGAACCA cTAAGTGAGTACGTAGCTGGTTTAACTGAGGTACATGGTGTTGTACAGGGGAACAGCATAATTTGTGACAACtatgttcttttttctgagGAAGCATCTAACAAATTTG ACATGGTGCTGTACAATCAAGCAGTTGAAATGATGGAAAAAGCAGCAGATTATTACATACAAGGTGTTGAACAAGAATAA